The Setaria italica strain Yugu1 chromosome VIII, Setaria_italica_v2.0, whole genome shotgun sequence genome includes the window GACCATCCTCTAAGGCTATCAGGGACTGGAATCCCCCAACCCAACAACCCCAAACTCCTAACCCTAATCCCTCCACATTTGCCGGCAGTGGCCGGCACCCACCCGCCCACAGCCGCTCCCACCAACTCCCCCTCCGCCACTCCCACCAACTCCCCTTGATCTCGGCCATGGCGGAGGAAGGCTTTGGCACCGGCGCGGAAATGGGCGCGCTCATCCGGCGGCTGAGGCTCCACCAGGTAGGGCCATCCCCTTACGACCCCGCACTGGCGGGGACCCCCGCGATCGACGGCTGCGAGCAGCTGTTCTGGCTGCCGATGGCCGCCGTGCTCGTTTGCCAGGAGTGGATTTgggcccgggctgcagcccggggcgaacCCCAAGAAGACTGGGAATAAGTTTTATAAAAATGGTATAAAAAGATCAGGCAGCTCATTAGCCCACCCCGACGCAAAGTGAGCCCAGCAGGCTGGAACCTAGCCCTGGCCGGCAGGCCGCGCGCCTCCCGTCCGCACTCGTCACGCTGCACCACCTCTTGCTGGCGGCCGGCGATGGGCGGTGCCGCGAAGCCGCCCCCGCTTGTCTGCTTCAAGTGGCCATGGGGGTCTAACCCCACCCTGTCGCTGGACCCCGGCCCGAGCTGGCGAGCCCCTGCGGAGACCTTGAGCTCCATGGCTCTTCAAATCCATCCGCACCCTCGCGCAGGGCCTCATCGTCGCCGGCAACCTCCCTTCGCCCtctgcctctgccgccgccgggggaggcggaacaaggaggaggagatggtggGGGAGCCCGGGGCCGCGCAGGTGGAGGCAGACCGCGGTCCGCGGGGACACGGAGCAGCGGGTGCTGGCGGTGGCGCTGGCCAGCGGGAGGCCCGCAACAGTGCTCGAGTTCTACTCACCGCGGTGCTGCCTCTGCGCATCGCTGCAGGGCTCGTGCGGGAGTTGGAGGAGCAGCTGTGGAGATATGCAAGAACAATGACGGTGGTGTGGATGCAATTATATGCAAACCTGTAAATTAGGACTGATTTGTTTGAAAAATATTACCTGCTAGACAGGATCAAGACTGCAAACTGAGTTCAGACAATACAACAGTAAAACAAGATTCTAACAATTAAATCAAGATCAAGAGATTATTGCAAACGAACGTGACTTAGACCTACTTCTTGCAACAACAATAACATCACATCACATTCCAAACGCTAAAATTCTAAAGAATTAAACTACTCTTGTTGATACCAGGAATTTTTGTAGGACTTTCAGTGAAGAGTCATGCAAGATTCTTGCAATTTCCCAGAGTCTTAATGCATAGCTAAACATTAATCAGTTCATGATCTGAACTACCATGCCCTGTTCCAAAAAAAGCTCTAGCCGTCAGTTCATGATCCGAACTACCATGTCCTGTCCCAAAAAACTCTAGCCGTCAGCGTATCAGGGTGCCAGTCCCCCAGCAGACCGCCTCCAGGATGCCGATCGCCGACGAGCAGCGATCCTTTGTGATGCCGCTCTCCCTACCCCTCACCATCACCCTTGCTGGCAGCCTAGGAGGAATTGTGCTATGAGGTTGTGAGTAATTGTTTCACAGGATGAGTGCTCTATGCCAGATTTGTGTGCTATGGCATTGGCTTCGGCCGTCATGGCCATGGCGTTTAACCGTGCTGAGTGCCGGATCACCATTTTGACTAGCATGTGAGCACACACACATATAGGTGGCAGCCAAGGGGTAGTCAATGGAGAGAGAAACTGAAGACAATACATGCCCCGAAGCTAGCACAAGAAATGGTAGCCGTGGCGCAAAAGTCTGATTACTCCGACACTACGGTGAGGAGGTTCTGATGACTCGgcaaaaatcaaagaaaaaaagtGTTGTATTCAACGAGATCAATGATTTTGAGATTCTACGCATCATGGGGCAATTCAAATTTACGGTTGCCTGATGGAAGCATTCTGTGTGGTCGATTTCCGACCGCATGTCGGAACAGCTCCCACGTCTGCGCCGATCcccattttccttttattttaaaaaatatatacaaataaaattatacaaaaatatttattaataaaaattTGAGTAAAAATTTATATCTACAAATTTTCTGAAAACAAAAGATTTCTAtacaatttttttggaaaacaaaAGTTTGCAACAAAATTTGAAGAgaataattttagaaaaattttgGACAAAAAATACACcaaaaattcacaaaaaaaatatagacAAAAATCTTAGAAACAAAAACATAGAGAATGAAGCTAAAAATAAAAGGTAAAGAATAATAAAGGTTTGGGAAAAAATtgaaccaaaataaaagaaaaaaaaagggaccgATCAGTTGTAGCTCACCGGGCCTCTCACTCGTGCTGCTCGCTAGCGGCGCTCGCCACATCGTCGGGCAGAATGATGGGGCATAGCTCACCGAGCCCTATTGCTGCTCTCCCCACCACACACGCCGGTGGAGCTTGCTGGGCCTCTGCTCCTCACTGGGGCCCCGAAGTCGCGCTCGGCGCAGCGCCCGCCATTGTGCTCCCTCGAGGCCTTCCGCCGTGCCCCGGCGGGTGGAGCCTCGCTGCTACCCCATGCTGGCTACCGGGGCAAACCCCACGCCCTGCAGGTGTAGCCCCACATGCCATCGCGCGCGGAGCTCGCCCGGGGACACTGTTCCCTGCGCTTTATTTGAAAGGGAACCAAGGTTCGAgccggagaggagagagaaggagaaatGGGGAACAAGGAGAGGTGGCCGCTTGGTGATAAGGTTGGACTGCTGGAGCGGGTCCTACCACATGCAGATGAGCAGGATCGTCGGATGGTCCCACCACTCGTGGCCCCTGAAGCAGCACACGCTTCCATGTCATCGACCAACTAGAAGGAATCCAACGGTGGATTCTAGATTTAACTTTTGCACACGCCGGATGTACATTAAGACCCAACTGGATACTTTTTTTAATATGATAGAAGTTTTCAAGGGAGCCAATtgaataatttttattattaccTAGGTtatttttattaaatatatattagttATGTTGATTTTATATGTAAaattgtaacaccccgtcctccaaagccgcaccgcccaactcttccgaggggcgggcacgcgtacacatagcaccctgcttacactttcatcctcgcttcgtgtaaaagggttaacccgaaggtgctatggctggttgacgaaggcttataagttgcctccacccttgctaaactagcaatgtggtactaaacatgcgcacctgcgctaatGGGCCATACTGGAtcaaccaaattgggccgggtgtcacattcaccccccctcaaagaacccgacgtcctcgtcggtccaactcacccacgcATGGGAAAATGTCCAGGAACGTTCCCTTTAAGCGCACGACCATACGTCCAGTGCCGGCGCAATATGCCATGCCGTGTGTCCCATCTCAGGCTCACACgcgccatgcgccatatgcccgcacactgacccgtacgcgcaaccgcgagggttggctctgataccatttgtaacaccccgtcctccaaagccgcaccgcccaacccttccgaggggcgggcacacgtacacatagcaccctgcttacactttcgtcctcgcttcgtgtaaaagggttaacccgaaggtgctatggctggttgacgaagacttataagttgcctccacccttgctaaactagcaatgtggtactaaacatgcgcacctacgcTAATGGGCCatactgggccaaccaaattgggccgggtgtcacaaAAATAGAATTAAAGAATTTAATAACATCTTATTAGAGCCGATGAGGGTGCATATAGGGATGAAACTTCATAGGTTTGGATTTAGGGCATGCACGTAGCCACATTAGTACTGAGTTGGACTTGGAAAATGTACCAGGAGCTCACGCGGGTGAGGGCAGAGCTCCTGGTGACGCAAGCTAGGCTGGTGGTGAGGGTCGGTGAGCACGGCATCGTCGAGGACCGCTGCCTATCAACGTTTAGCATCCTGGAGGTGGTCAGTGGGGACTGCCACCCCGAGACACCGGCTGTCCGAGCGTTTTTAGAGCAGGACGTGGTAGTTCAGACAATGAACGGATTGGAACCTATCATGATCTAGCCGTGTATTGAGACCTAGGgaatttgtaagaatttttgtGCAACTCTTTCCACCAATATTCCTACAAAAATTCCTCGGG containing:
- the LOC101769311 gene encoding LOW QUALITY PROTEIN: uncharacterized protein LOC101769311 (The sequence of the model RefSeq protein was modified relative to this genomic sequence to represent the inferred CDS: inserted 1 base in 1 codon; deleted 2 bases in 1 codon), with translation MGGAAKPPPLVCFKWPWGSNPTLSLDPGPSASPCGDLEXPWLFKSIRTLAQGLIVAGNLPSPSASAAAGGGGTRRRRWWGSPGPRRWRQTAVRGDTEQRVLAVALASGRPATVLEFYSPRCCLCASLQGSCGSWRSSCGDMQEQ